A section of the Pseudanabaena mucicola str. Chao 1806 genome encodes:
- a CDS encoding PAM68 family protein yields the protein MSKPTERIPFEPNSRSKKAKAKETQKPPIAPITKNINSSKPSLGNSTSTKPSPKRNDPLGIPDEVNRRIVRRAALFCGIPTSLGLTTFIVSYIVVSKHIFELPTSVVVLLSMLFLGLGVVGLSYGAISASWDEGRVGSWWGGQEFQKNFGYLREAWKSQKQTPQQSNNK from the coding sequence GTGAGCAAGCCAACTGAACGTATCCCTTTCGAGCCAAATAGTCGTAGTAAGAAAGCAAAAGCCAAGGAAACCCAAAAGCCGCCCATTGCTCCTATTACTAAAAATATAAATAGCTCGAAACCCAGCTTAGGTAACAGCACAAGTACAAAACCTTCCCCTAAACGAAATGATCCTTTAGGAATTCCTGATGAAGTCAATCGTCGTATTGTTCGACGAGCTGCTTTATTTTGTGGTATTCCGACAAGTCTAGGGCTTACTACTTTTATAGTGAGTTACATTGTTGTAAGCAAACACATATTTGAGCTACCAACTTCGGTAGTAGTGTTGCTAAGTATGTTGTTTTTAGGACTAGGAGTAGTTGGTCTAAGCTACGGTGCTATTTCTGCTTCTTGGGATGAAGGTCGTGTTGGTAGCTGGTGGGGTGGTCAAGAATTCCAAAAAAACTTTGGTTACTTACGAGAAGCATGGAAGTCTCAAAAGCAAACTCCTCAACAATCTAACAATAAATAA
- a CDS encoding LuxR C-terminal-related transcriptional regulator, protein MHTTKLSNSSVTLLHPHPYLIVHADEGQQMIPLINADFWTIGRGYDNSIVLTDKWVSRYHATLQIVGASKNDGFDSSIRGESKPRNTNTNNESGSFYLVDFGSRNGSFMRGQRITFPILLKSGDRMTIGKTDIDFFSPHKREPHRTPSEHMRLFHQPTAPVSRTSLTPSEERVFWQVVQGFTNKEIGKRLQISPRTVQTHLSSIMTKLNLENRSQIVRYAFEQSYRPNPDSTADNKDLNN, encoded by the coding sequence ATGCATACAACAAAGTTGTCTAACAGTTCAGTGACTCTTCTACACCCACACCCCTATCTAATCGTTCATGCAGATGAGGGGCAGCAAATGATCCCACTTATCAATGCAGATTTTTGGACAATTGGGAGGGGCTATGATAACTCAATTGTATTAACAGATAAATGGGTATCACGCTATCACGCCACATTACAAATTGTTGGCGCGTCCAAAAATGATGGTTTCGACTCATCGATAAGGGGAGAATCTAAACCTCGCAATACTAATACTAATAATGAGTCGGGTAGCTTTTACTTGGTAGATTTTGGTAGTCGTAATGGCTCTTTCATGCGTGGACAGAGAATTACCTTTCCAATTTTGCTAAAAAGCGGCGATCGCATGACTATTGGCAAAACTGATATCGATTTCTTTTCACCTCACAAACGTGAGCCTCACCGAACTCCTAGTGAGCATATGAGATTATTCCATCAACCAACTGCTCCTGTGTCTCGTACTTCCCTAACCCCTTCCGAGGAGCGTGTATTCTGGCAGGTAGTCCAAGGCTTTACTAACAAAGAAATTGGTAAGCGTTTGCAAATTAGTCCACGTACAGTCCAAACTCACCTCAGCAGTATCATGACTAAGCTGAATTTAGAAAATCGTTCCCAGATTGTGCGCTACGCCTTTGAGCAAAGCTATAGACCTAACCCAGACAGCACCGCCGATAATAAAGATTTAAACAATTAA
- a CDS encoding DUF948 domain-containing protein — translation MSEAIFLLGLSFLLVVVCLTILLLTAIPAFQELGKAANSVVRLADTLTRELPATLEAIRMTGLELSELSDELNQGAKSAGEAVKQVNDGIKGVRQSASSATIATKSAFAGIKAGLKSLGRPRRQRSSEKYQEKIRSNDLSIRDLDGSSDKARLITPDDIRSEGFMGDLNPDD, via the coding sequence ATGTCAGAAGCTATCTTCCTACTAGGTCTATCATTTTTATTAGTAGTCGTTTGCCTGACAATTCTTTTGCTCACGGCAATTCCTGCATTCCAAGAGCTAGGGAAAGCCGCAAATAGTGTTGTGCGTTTAGCAGATACTTTGACTAGGGAGCTACCTGCTACTCTTGAAGCCATTCGGATGACTGGTTTGGAGCTAAGTGAATTAAGTGATGAGCTAAATCAAGGCGCAAAAAGTGCGGGTGAGGCGGTTAAGCAAGTTAATGATGGCATTAAAGGTGTACGTCAAAGTGCTTCTAGCGCTACGATCGCGACTAAAAGCGCATTTGCTGGAATTAAAGCTGGCTTAAAATCTTTGGGTCGCCCCCGCCGTCAAAGATCCTCAGAGAAATATCAAGAAAAAATCCGTAGTAATGACCTATCGATTCGTGATTTAGATGGCTCTAGTGATAAAGCAAGATTAATTACGCCTGATGACATCCGTTCTGAGGGGTTTATGGGTGATTTAAATCCAGATGATTAA
- a CDS encoding peroxiredoxin, with product MAVIDTVPSVVFKTRVRDESVGGPNPYRWEDKTTEDLFAGKKVVVFSLPGAFTPTCSSNHLPRYEELYDEFKALGVDAVICVSVNDAFVMFKWGKEIGAKNVFLLPDGAGEFTRKMGMLVDKSNIGFGLRSWRYSMFVNDLKIEKIFVEPGFSDNCQTDPFEVSDADTMLAYLKGSAPAGVSAPRLAFEG from the coding sequence ATGGCAGTTATCGACACCGTACCAAGCGTTGTATTTAAGACTCGTGTACGCGATGAGTCCGTGGGTGGACCTAATCCTTATCGTTGGGAAGATAAAACCACTGAAGATCTTTTTGCAGGGAAAAAAGTAGTAGTTTTCTCTCTTCCTGGTGCATTTACTCCTACTTGCTCGTCTAACCACCTACCTCGCTATGAAGAGCTTTATGATGAATTCAAAGCATTAGGTGTTGATGCAGTTATCTGTGTATCTGTTAACGATGCTTTTGTAATGTTCAAGTGGGGTAAAGAAATCGGTGCTAAGAATGTATTCTTGCTACCCGATGGTGCTGGCGAATTTACCCGTAAGATGGGTATGTTGGTTGACAAATCCAACATTGGCTTCGGTCTTCGCTCTTGGCGCTATTCCATGTTCGTAAATGATCTCAAGATTGAGAAAATCTTCGTTGAGCCTGGTTTCTCTGATAATTGCCAAACCGACCCTTTTGAAGTATCTGATGCTGACACTATGCTAGCTTACTTAAAGGGTAGTGCACCTGCTGGCGTATCTGCTCCTCGCTTAGCTTTTGAAGGCTAA
- a CDS encoding NAD(P)/FAD-dependent oxidoreductase: MKLSSKNLNERLDTVYDAIVVGGGMGGLSAAIYLARYGLKCLIVEKGKGRSLWMQDLRNYVGLDPTTPGRDILNHGTKTAIDWGADHLRGYVEDVVDEGETFAVKVKVGKTNSIYPVFHSKYLIAASGIIDNLPQLGNMQNVYDYAGYTLHVCMICDGFDMWDQKAILIANTEGQIGAAFVLNWFTPYISVLTHGLCEVSDKTKQKLAEHGYPLYEAPIAKFHGENHQLSGVELTDGTIVEATTGLVGMGSVYHNQYLKGIAGLEYDGQNLVTNDMCKTSHDRIFALGDLKKGLNQVSIAVADGTLAATQIWRNIRRASPPRKWEENIKIPTALG, encoded by the coding sequence ATGAAACTCTCTAGCAAAAATCTAAATGAACGCCTTGATACTGTCTACGATGCGATCGTGGTTGGCGGTGGCATGGGTGGACTATCGGCAGCGATCTACCTTGCTCGCTATGGTCTGAAGTGCCTAATTGTTGAAAAAGGCAAAGGGCGATCGCTATGGATGCAAGATTTGCGTAATTATGTCGGACTTGACCCCACCACCCCTGGGCGCGACATTTTGAATCATGGTACAAAGACAGCTATTGATTGGGGAGCCGATCATTTGCGTGGCTATGTCGAAGATGTTGTCGATGAAGGTGAAACCTTTGCGGTAAAAGTAAAAGTTGGCAAAACTAACAGCATTTATCCTGTATTTCATAGTAAGTACTTAATTGCTGCTTCAGGAATTATCGACAATCTACCTCAGTTGGGAAATATGCAAAATGTCTATGATTATGCAGGCTATACGCTTCATGTCTGCATGATCTGCGATGGTTTTGATATGTGGGATCAGAAGGCAATTTTGATTGCGAATACAGAAGGACAAATTGGTGCTGCTTTTGTATTGAACTGGTTTACTCCCTATATTTCCGTTTTGACTCACGGACTATGTGAAGTTAGCGATAAGACAAAACAAAAGCTGGCAGAGCATGGCTATCCACTGTACGAAGCCCCAATTGCTAAATTCCACGGTGAAAATCATCAACTTAGTGGTGTGGAGCTTACTGACGGTACAATCGTCGAGGCGACCACTGGCTTAGTTGGCATGGGTTCTGTTTACCACAATCAATACCTCAAAGGCATTGCAGGACTGGAATACGATGGACAGAATCTTGTGACTAATGATATGTGCAAGACTAGTCATGATCGCATTTTTGCCCTTGGTGATTTGAAGAAAGGTTTGAATCAAGTTTCTATCGCTGTGGCTGATGGCACTTTAGCGGCAACGCAGATCTGGCGGAACATTCGTCGCGCTAGTCCACCTCGCAAATGGGAAGAAAACATTAAAATCCCTACTGCTTTGGGGTAA
- a CDS encoding YtxH domain-containing protein, producing the protein MSNGAGKFFGGVIVGTVIGTALGILFAPRSGKETRQDLKRSAKALPKLAEEVSANVQYQADRLTVQAQRTIDEALIRLQEAIATGQEASRKLQDELILSMVNTSNDSSIEIDDIPVEDED; encoded by the coding sequence ATGTCAAACGGCGCAGGTAAATTCTTTGGTGGAGTAATTGTGGGTACTGTAATCGGTACTGCATTGGGTATTTTGTTTGCGCCTCGCTCAGGTAAAGAAACTCGTCAGGATTTAAAGCGATCTGCCAAAGCCCTACCCAAACTAGCGGAGGAAGTCAGTGCTAATGTGCAATATCAAGCTGATCGATTGACTGTGCAGGCTCAGCGTACTATTGATGAGGCATTGATTAGATTGCAAGAAGCGATCGCAACTGGACAAGAGGCTAGCCGCAAACTCCAAGATGAGTTAATTCTATCGATGGTAAATACATCTAATGACTCATCCATAGAAATAGACGATATTCCCGTTGAAGATGAAGATTAG
- a CDS encoding Fur family transcriptional regulator yields the protein MQKQADRVVQILKSKGLRVTPQRFAVYANLLDRQDHPTAEQILNDLNQNAPTSSQATVYLSLQTLRDAGLVREVLLEQGVCRYDANVEPHHHFRCKCCGEIEDIAWNAFAGLGFQQIRAGLKVDNYEVTVTGICDRCDL from the coding sequence ATGCAAAAGCAAGCGGATCGGGTTGTACAAATTTTGAAATCTAAAGGATTGCGGGTTACGCCACAGCGTTTTGCCGTATATGCAAACTTACTCGATCGCCAAGATCACCCTACTGCTGAGCAAATCTTGAACGATCTCAATCAAAATGCGCCCACTTCTTCACAAGCAACCGTTTATCTCTCACTGCAAACTTTGCGTGATGCAGGACTTGTGCGTGAAGTTCTATTAGAACAAGGTGTATGTCGCTATGATGCCAATGTCGAACCACATCATCACTTCCGATGCAAATGCTGTGGAGAAATCGAAGATATTGCGTGGAATGCTTTTGCAGGGTTGGGTTTCCAACAAATTCGCGCAGGCTTAAAAGTTGATAACTACGAAGTAACTGTTACTGGAATATGTGATCGCTGCGATCTATAA
- the dnaX gene encoding DNA polymerase III subunit gamma/tau, producing the protein MGYEPLHHKYRPQIFADLVGQEAIAHTLTNALNTKRIAPAYLFTGARGTGKTSSARIMAKSLNCLSSDSPTPHPCGKCELCHSIANGNALDITEIDAASNTGVDNIRELIERAQFAPVKARFKVYIIDECLTGDTLVQTDSGLMRIDNQDLLGKQVLSYNESLATWEYKKVVRWLERDVKPTLIIKTNQRSLQCTGNHLIRTGSGWTAASNIKVGMNILSPVPVDVEKRWKWHTSLEKFKSVTVVGNEPVYDIEVEDNHNFVANGLLVHNCHMLSTAAFNALLKTLEEPPDRVTFILATTDPQRVLPTIISRCQRFDFRRIPLESMVKHLGKIAANENINIHMEALTLVAQIAQGGLRDAESLLDQLSLLDGEITVEAVWDLVGSVPEQDLLSLIEAIATDHSTQLIDYVRRIMDRGREPLIVLQNLANMYRDLLIAKTASDRSDLVAMTSSGWERLVQLAQTLPTPSILLGQQHLRSAELQIRNSTQPRLWLEVTLMGLLPSAQGAIAPSHPQSSNTFPPQANPPRNISAQPIAQPPKQNPILQVSSTPKQNLSSVAPEPISHPPIEQPVTKTSPETSIPTSISLPNGETPISSQNDDLNDFASVGYDLDQLWQNLLQMLPSPTRAIFVQMESRFLEVDTNSVKIGLGGKRDETTKNIAVQKRPELENACSQLLQRPIKVMFKFVASSQSGATQVQVPTPLPHSPSIAPPSPNLNSQVPSPNSVIQPAAGITPPVPSVSSHSNQEDPPAPKQSRGYVVLSEEERIVRNMAEFFNGQIIDLDEETSDQGT; encoded by the coding sequence ATGGGCTATGAGCCACTCCACCACAAATATCGTCCGCAAATTTTTGCCGACCTCGTTGGGCAAGAAGCGATCGCGCATACCCTGACCAATGCCTTAAATACTAAGCGCATTGCTCCAGCTTACCTATTTACAGGCGCAAGGGGGACTGGCAAAACATCGAGTGCACGGATCATGGCAAAGTCTCTCAATTGCCTCAGTTCTGACAGTCCGACTCCTCACCCCTGTGGCAAGTGTGAGCTATGCCATAGTATCGCCAACGGCAATGCCCTAGATATTACTGAAATTGACGCAGCAAGTAATACAGGTGTCGATAACATTCGAGAATTAATCGAACGCGCCCAGTTTGCGCCTGTAAAAGCTCGATTTAAGGTTTATATAATTGACGAATGTTTGACAGGCGATACCCTTGTTCAGACAGACTCAGGATTAATGCGTATTGACAATCAGGATTTGTTAGGAAAGCAGGTACTTAGCTATAACGAATCTTTAGCAACATGGGAATACAAAAAGGTTGTACGTTGGCTAGAGCGCGATGTAAAGCCTACGTTAATTATTAAAACTAATCAGCGATCGCTACAATGTACAGGTAATCATTTAATCAGAACAGGATCAGGATGGACAGCAGCAAGCAATATCAAAGTTGGGATGAACATATTGTCACCTGTGCCTGTGGATGTGGAGAAAAGATGGAAATGGCATACAAGTTTGGAGAAGTTCAAATCTGTAACTGTCGTTGGTAATGAGCCAGTTTATGACATTGAAGTAGAAGATAATCATAACTTTGTCGCTAATGGTCTACTAGTTCATAACTGTCATATGCTGAGTACCGCAGCATTTAATGCGCTACTCAAAACCCTAGAAGAACCGCCCGATCGCGTTACTTTTATCCTTGCGACAACCGACCCGCAGCGCGTATTACCGACAATTATTTCGCGTTGTCAGCGTTTTGACTTTCGGCGGATTCCCCTTGAATCAATGGTCAAGCATTTAGGAAAGATCGCCGCTAATGAGAACATTAATATTCATATGGAAGCTCTCACTCTTGTTGCCCAAATCGCGCAAGGAGGATTACGGGATGCGGAGTCTCTGCTTGATCAGTTGAGTCTATTAGATGGAGAGATTACCGTTGAAGCAGTTTGGGATTTAGTTGGTTCTGTACCCGAACAAGATTTGCTTTCATTAATCGAAGCGATCGCCACAGATCATTCCACGCAGCTAATTGACTATGTGCGGCGAATTATGGATCGGGGACGCGAACCCTTGATCGTGTTGCAGAATTTAGCGAATATGTATCGCGATTTATTGATTGCGAAAACCGCTAGCGATCGTAGTGATCTCGTAGCCATGACAAGCTCAGGTTGGGAGCGTTTAGTACAACTTGCTCAGACCTTACCAACTCCTAGTATTTTGCTTGGTCAACAGCATTTACGATCGGCGGAACTACAAATTCGCAACTCCACACAACCTCGTTTGTGGTTGGAAGTAACTTTAATGGGTTTATTACCTTCAGCCCAAGGAGCGATCGCGCCATCGCATCCACAATCATCAAACACATTCCCACCTCAGGCTAATCCTCCCCGCAATATTAGCGCACAACCTATCGCTCAACCACCCAAACAGAATCCCATTCTACAGGTATCATCCACCCCAAAACAAAATTTGTCATCTGTTGCGCCAGAGCCGATTTCCCATCCACCTATTGAACAACCTGTTACAAAAACTAGTCCTGAAACATCTATCCCTACTTCTATCTCTTTGCCAAATGGCGAAACTCCAATTTCTTCTCAAAATGATGACCTAAATGATTTTGCTTCAGTGGGATATGACCTTGATCAACTATGGCAAAACCTTTTGCAAATGTTGCCATCACCAACGAGAGCGATCTTTGTGCAAATGGAATCTCGCTTTTTAGAAGTTGATACCAATAGCGTCAAAATAGGCTTAGGCGGTAAACGTGATGAAACCACAAAAAATATTGCTGTTCAGAAGCGCCCTGAACTAGAAAATGCTTGCTCTCAATTGCTGCAACGCCCGATTAAAGTGATGTTTAAGTTTGTTGCATCTTCTCAATCTGGGGCAACACAGGTACAAGTTCCTACACCTTTACCTCACTCACCTTCGATCGCACCTCCCTCACCAAACCTGAATTCACAAGTACCATCACCCAATTCAGTAATTCAACCTGCTGCAGGGATCACGCCACCAGTGCCATCGGTAAGTTCGCATTCAAATCAAGAGGATCCCCCTGCGCCAAAACAATCTAGGGGATACGTTGTTTTATCTGAAGAAGAGAGGATTGTGAGGAATATGGCAGAATTCTTTAATGGACAAATTATTGATCTCGATGAAGAAACAAGTGATCAAGGTACTTAA
- the rpsO gene encoding 30S ribosomal protein S15, which produces MALLQERKLEIFAEYQKHPTDTGSSDVQVALLTERVNQLTAHLKLHPKDFSSRRSLLKIIGQRKRLLAYVRNQDRTHYKQLIQSLGVRG; this is translated from the coding sequence ATGGCACTTTTGCAAGAACGCAAGCTCGAAATTTTCGCTGAATACCAAAAGCATCCTACTGATACTGGATCATCTGATGTTCAGGTTGCATTACTCACCGAGCGTGTTAACCAGTTGACCGCTCACTTGAAGTTACATCCTAAAGATTTCTCATCTCGCCGCAGTTTGCTCAAGATCATTGGTCAACGTAAGCGTTTACTAGCCTATGTCCGTAACCAAGATCGCACTCATTACAAACAACTAATCCAAAGCTTGGGTGTAAGAGGCTAG
- a CDS encoding hydantoinase B/oxoprolinase family protein has translation MSSNSEKVSKINTNSKWQFWIDRGGTFTDIVAQTPDGEIMLHKLLSENPDRYTDAPIQGIRDILGLSPDAAIPIEQISSIKMGTTVATNALLERKGDRTVLLITKGFRDALRIGYQHRPNIFARHIELPEMLYEHVIEIEERYSAHGEVLMSLNENLAIKELQKAYNLGIRACAIALMHSYRYPHHEQRLAAISKQIGFTQVSVSHEISSLIKFVSRGDTTVVDAYLSPILKRYIDRVSAELNHNLTPSPSSTRELNQTTKLMFMQSNGGLTEAKSFQGKNSILSGPAGGIVGAVQTCLQEGFEKIISFDMGGTSTDVAHYAGSYERSLSTEVAGVRLSTPMMAIHTVAAGGGSLLFFDGARYRVGPESAGAFPGPACYRNGGNLAVTDCNVMLGKLQPDFFPKVFGRDGNLPFDGEVVVEKFTQLAQTINQNTGQAVTPEAVAQGFLEIAVEKMAMAIKKISIQRGYDVSEYVLCCFGGAGGQHACAIADVLGMTQVFIHPYAGVLSAYGIGLADIRTIRDRSVESELNLELLAELETMAENLSEEGKTEILQGNEDGNLQIETSLRMRYKGTDSSLAVVIPNSLKIFSQETSDYLRANFESLHKDRYGFIFENKVLIVEAIAVETIISRKKEKVKRKKANSQQLTANRQTAQVYMAGAWRETPILRREDLRVGDRIQGAALIIDATGTNVLEPHWEAELNEDDCLILRRSPQYQNQMSEGEEIKVPPIKMDLVATYPDPIKLEIFNNLFQSIAEQMGFTLQNTSVSVNIRERLDFSCAIFDLEGELVANAPHIPVHLGSMGESVKALIEEKGTANIRFGDVFATNNPYNGGTHLPDITVITPVFIDSEQPIFYVASRGHHADIGGITPGSMPSNSTSIEEEGILFDNFQLVKNGRFCEAETLALLTSSAYPARNPAQNIADLQAQIAANECGAKELQRMVNHYGTSTVQAYMGFVRDNAEAAIRKVIANLAKGKGKGKKEKDKRRFVYPIDNGSQIVVSVSLEPIDRTAKIDFTGTSVQLGNNFNAPLAVCKAVVLYVFRTLVDDDIPLNAGCLEPLEIIIPEGSMLNPVYPAAVVAGNVETSQAIANALYGALGVMAASQGTMNNFTFGSDHYQYYETICGGSGAGNDFDGTDAIQTHMTNSRLTDPEILEWRFPVLLEEFSIRANSGGMGKHKGGNGVTRRIKFLEPMTASILASSRVIPPFGLNGGESGSTGRNYVIRNDGEILDLPSTATVQMDSGDTFVIETPAGGGYG, from the coding sequence ATGAGTTCTAATTCGGAAAAGGTTAGCAAAATTAACACAAATTCTAAATGGCAGTTTTGGATTGATCGCGGTGGCACATTTACTGATATCGTCGCCCAGACCCCTGACGGTGAAATTATGCTGCATAAATTGCTTTCAGAGAATCCTGATCGCTATACCGATGCACCGATTCAAGGGATTCGCGATATTTTAGGACTTTCACCCGATGCAGCAATTCCCATTGAGCAAATTTCCTCAATTAAAATGGGAACGACGGTGGCGACTAATGCCTTGTTAGAACGAAAGGGTGATCGCACAGTTTTATTGATTACTAAAGGCTTTCGAGATGCTTTACGCATAGGCTATCAGCATCGTCCCAATATTTTTGCCAGACATATTGAGTTACCAGAAATGCTCTATGAGCACGTAATTGAAATCGAAGAACGTTATAGTGCTCATGGGGAAGTTCTTATGTCTTTGAATGAGAACTTAGCGATTAAAGAATTACAAAAAGCTTATAATTTGGGAATTAGGGCTTGTGCGATCGCCTTAATGCATAGTTATCGCTATCCGCATCATGAGCAGAGATTAGCCGCAATTTCCAAGCAAATTGGTTTCACACAGGTTTCCGTATCCCATGAAATTAGTTCCTTAATCAAATTTGTCAGTCGTGGTGATACGACAGTTGTTGATGCCTATCTATCACCAATTCTCAAGCGCTATATTGATCGCGTTAGTGCTGAACTTAATCATAACCTTACCCCTAGCCCCTCTTCTACGAGAGAGTTAAATCAGACTACGAAATTAATGTTTATGCAGTCCAATGGGGGATTGACGGAAGCGAAAAGTTTTCAAGGCAAAAACAGTATTCTTTCGGGACCCGCAGGGGGAATTGTGGGGGCTGTACAAACCTGTTTGCAAGAAGGTTTTGAGAAAATCATTAGCTTTGATATGGGTGGAACTTCCACTGATGTGGCACATTATGCGGGAAGTTATGAGCGATCGCTATCGACAGAAGTTGCTGGCGTGAGGCTGAGTACCCCGATGATGGCAATCCATACGGTAGCAGCAGGTGGTGGTTCCTTACTATTTTTTGATGGTGCAAGGTATCGCGTAGGACCTGAATCGGCAGGAGCATTTCCAGGTCCTGCTTGTTATCGCAATGGCGGTAATTTAGCTGTAACCGATTGCAATGTGATGTTAGGGAAATTACAACCCGATTTCTTTCCGAAAGTATTTGGTAGAGATGGAAACTTACCTTTTGATGGCGAAGTTGTGGTTGAGAAGTTTACACAATTAGCGCAAACCATCAACCAAAACACAGGTCAAGCAGTTACCCCTGAAGCGGTCGCCCAAGGTTTCCTAGAAATTGCGGTCGAAAAAATGGCGATGGCAATCAAAAAAATATCCATACAACGTGGATATGACGTTTCTGAATATGTGCTCTGTTGTTTTGGTGGTGCGGGTGGTCAGCATGCCTGCGCGATCGCCGATGTGTTAGGCATGACACAGGTATTCATCCATCCTTACGCAGGGGTGCTATCTGCCTACGGCATTGGTTTAGCGGATATTCGCACAATTCGCGATCGCTCGGTTGAGTCAGAGCTAAATTTAGAACTACTTGCGGAACTCGAAACGATGGCAGAAAATCTCAGTGAAGAAGGCAAAACTGAGATTTTGCAAGGGAATGAGGATGGCAATTTACAAATCGAAACTAGCTTGCGAATGCGTTATAAAGGCACAGATTCATCGCTAGCAGTAGTCATTCCTAATTCTCTTAAAATCTTTTCTCAAGAAACATCTGATTATTTACGAGCTAATTTTGAATCTTTGCACAAGGATCGTTATGGATTCATCTTTGAAAATAAGGTTCTGATTGTAGAAGCGATTGCCGTGGAAACTATCATTTCAAGGAAGAAGGAGAAAGTAAAAAGGAAAAAAGCTAATAGCCAACAGCTAACAGCTAACAGACAAACAGCCCAAGTCTATATGGCAGGTGCATGGCGTGAAACTCCTATATTACGGCGGGAGGATTTGCGGGTGGGAGATCGCATTCAGGGGGCAGCGTTAATTATTGATGCCACGGGTACTAATGTGCTCGAGCCTCATTGGGAAGCAGAGTTAAATGAGGATGATTGTTTGATATTGAGGCGATCGCCTCAATATCAAAATCAAATGTCTGAGGGAGAAGAAATTAAAGTTCCCCCTATTAAGATGGATTTAGTGGCGACTTATCCTGATCCGATTAAACTAGAAATCTTTAATAATCTTTTTCAATCTATTGCTGAACAGATGGGATTTACTCTGCAAAATACGAGTGTCAGTGTGAATATCCGTGAGCGTTTGGATTTTTCTTGTGCGATTTTCGATCTCGAAGGCGAATTGGTTGCCAATGCGCCGCATATCCCTGTCCATCTTGGATCGATGGGCGAAAGTGTCAAGGCTTTAATCGAAGAGAAGGGAACTGCAAATATCCGTTTTGGTGATGTGTTTGCCACTAATAATCCCTATAACGGGGGAACGCATTTACCTGATATCACGGTAATTACGCCCGTATTTATTGATTCTGAACAGCCGATTTTTTATGTTGCTTCTCGTGGACATCATGCAGATATTGGGGGAATTACTCCTGGTTCCATGCCTTCAAATAGTACTAGCATCGAAGAAGAAGGCATTCTATTTGATAATTTCCAACTTGTGAAAAATGGTAGGTTTTGCGAAGCAGAAACCCTCGCTTTATTAACTTCTAGTGCATATCCAGCCCGTAATCCTGCTCAAAATATTGCTGATTTACAAGCCCAGATCGCCGCTAATGAATGCGGTGCAAAGGAACTTCAGCGCATGGTGAATCACTATGGCACATCCACAGTCCAAGCTTATATGGGTTTTGTACGCGACAATGCTGAGGCTGCTATTCGCAAGGTGATCGCCAATTTGGCAAAGGGAAAAGGAAAGGGGAAAAAGGAAAAAGATAAACGTAGGTTTGTTTATCCGATTGATAATGGCAGTCAAATAGTTGTTTCCGTAAGCTTAGAACCCATTGACAGAACTGCAAAAATTGACTTTACGGGAACTTCGGTACAGTTAGGGAATAACTTTAATGCACCGCTTGCAGTTTGCAAAGCCGTTGTCTTGTATGTATTTCGTACTCTCGTTGATGATGATATCCCACTCAATGCAGGATGTTTAGAACCTTTGGAAATTATTATCCCTGAAGGCTCAATGCTCAATCCCGTTTATCCCGCGGCGGTAGTGGCGGGAAATGTAGAGACTTCTCAGGCGATCGCGAATGCTTTGTATGGTGCGCTCGGAGTAATGGCAGCCTCACAGGGAACGATGAATAATTTTACCTTTGGTAGCGATCACTATCAATATTACGAAACTATTTGCGGTGGATCGGGTGCGGGGAATGATTTTGATGGCACTGATGCGATTCAAACTCACATGACTAATTCACGACTCACCGATCCTGAAATTCTGGAATGGCGATTTCCTGTACTTTTAGAAGAATTTTCCATCAGAGCAAATAGTGGCGGTATGGGGAAACACAAGGGGGGGAACGGAGTGACACGGCGGATCAAGTTTCTGGAACCCATGACTGCATCGATTTTGGCAAGTAGTCGGGTTATTCCTCCCTTTGGCTTAAACGGTGGTGAGTCGGGTTCAACTGGTCGTAATTATGTAATTAGGAATGATGGAGAGATTCTCGACTTACCAAGCACAGCCACAGTTCAAATGGACTCTGGAGATACATTTGTTATTGAAACTCCTGCTGGAGGAGGTTATGGTTAG